The Equus quagga isolate Etosha38 chromosome 12, UCLA_HA_Equagga_1.0, whole genome shotgun sequence genome includes a region encoding these proteins:
- the SCAND1 gene encoding SCAN domain-containing protein 1 — MRLANARGRHFREPGLGFRAFARRAQHGGANGDFRFRPPQALSWCRRSPEPTAAEQRVTSRASVMAATKPSLAAPGSPAPLPEKEEGAGLSSGPERNSAGSSSTPEATPPALEPPSPNAAVPEAIPTPPVAAPAALGSAPPAEAAPRSPAGPGGSRPGPETFRQRFRQFRYQDAAGPREAFRQLRELSRQWLRPDIRTKEQIVEMLVQEQLLAILPEAARARRLRRRTDVRITG; from the exons ATGCGCCTCGCGAACGCTAGGGGGCGCCACTTCCGGGAGCCTGGGCTCGGCTTCCGGGCGTTCGCGCGCAGAGCTCAGCATGGAGGAGCGAACGGAGACTTCCGCTTCCGGCCTCCCCAGGCGCTAAGCTGGTGCCG ACGCAGTCCTGAGCCCACAGCCGCGGAACAAAGAGTGACGTCCAGAGCCAGCGTCATGGCGGCGACCAAGCCGAGCTTGGCGGCCCCTGGGAGCCCCGCGCCGCTGccggagaaagaggaaggagccGGCCTGAGCTCAGGCCCGGAGCGTAACTCTGCGGGCTCCTCGTCGACCCCTGAGGCCACACCGCCTGCCCTCGAGCCCCCCAGCCCTAACGCCGCGGTCCCCGAAGCGATTCCTACGCCTCCCGTGGCGGCCCCCGCGGCCCTGGGCTCCGCGCCGCCTGCCGAAGCCGCTCCGCGCTCCCCCGCAGGCCCCGGCGGCTCCCGGCCCGGCCCGGAGACGTTCCGCCAGCGTTTCCGGCAGTTCCGCTACCAGGACGCGGCGGGCCCGCGGGAGGCATTTCGACAGCTGCGGGAGCTCTCCCGCCAGTGGCTGCGGCCCGACATTCGCACGAAGGAGCAGATCGTGGAGATGCTGGTGCAGGAGCAGCTGCTCGCCATCCTGCCCGAGGCGGCGCGGGCCCGGCGGCTTCGCCGCCGCACCGATGTGCGCATCACCGGCTGA